From Microbacterium sp. YJN-G, a single genomic window includes:
- a CDS encoding biotin transporter BioY encodes MSEARPVGADLARIAVFAALIIVLGTVTIPVPGGVPITAQTLGVMLAGLVLGARRAPLAILVVLVLAAVGLPVLAGGRGGLGVFMGPTAGYLVGWIAGAIVIGLIAHRGRFTWWRAAIAVVVGGILVVYLFGIPVQALVTGVPLGPTVLSSLVFLPGDLLKAGVAVLLAVALRRAYPRAFPAGARVAHAG; translated from the coding sequence ATGTCCGAAGCCCGCCCCGTCGGAGCCGATCTCGCCCGGATCGCCGTCTTCGCCGCCCTCATCATCGTCCTCGGCACGGTGACCATCCCCGTCCCGGGCGGCGTGCCCATCACCGCGCAGACCCTCGGCGTCATGCTGGCTGGCCTCGTGCTCGGCGCTCGTCGCGCACCGCTGGCGATCCTCGTCGTGCTCGTCCTCGCCGCTGTCGGACTGCCCGTCCTCGCCGGCGGACGCGGCGGACTCGGAGTGTTCATGGGACCGACCGCCGGCTACCTGGTCGGATGGATCGCCGGTGCGATCGTGATCGGGCTCATCGCCCACCGTGGCCGGTTCACCTGGTGGCGCGCGGCGATCGCCGTGGTCGTCGGCGGCATCCTCGTCGTGTACCTCTTCGGCATCCCGGTGCAGGCGCTGGTCACCGGCGTTCCGCTCGGGCCGACCGTGCTCTCGAGCCTGGTGTTCCTTCCCGGCGACCTGCTGAAGGCCGGCGTCGCGGTGCTGCTCGCCGTCGCGCTGCGCCGCGCGTATCCCCGTGCGTTCCCGGCAGGAGCGCGCGTCGCGCATGCGGGCTGA
- a CDS encoding TetR family transcriptional regulator, which produces MPPARHDRSSVVDRALSLLDDVGLPDLSMRRLAADLEVQPSALYWHFPSKQELLAAVADRILSTVPEPDGRMPVAETAVTIRDALLAYRDGAEVVMSTYALRLGARRAQDAILASLPADVRDEAAADAVFEFILGHATLLQQRMHAQSIGAVDPDATDPTAQSAEVFAAGLRAFEALSAARHPS; this is translated from the coding sequence ATGCCTCCCGCACGACACGACCGTTCCAGCGTCGTCGACCGCGCACTGAGCCTGCTCGACGACGTGGGCCTGCCCGACCTGTCGATGCGCCGCCTCGCCGCCGACCTCGAAGTACAGCCGAGCGCCCTGTACTGGCACTTCCCGAGCAAGCAGGAACTGCTCGCAGCGGTCGCCGACCGCATCCTGAGCACCGTTCCCGAGCCCGACGGGCGGATGCCGGTGGCCGAGACCGCCGTGACCATCCGCGACGCCCTGCTGGCCTACCGCGACGGCGCAGAAGTGGTCATGAGCACCTATGCGCTGCGGCTGGGCGCACGTCGTGCGCAGGACGCGATCCTGGCCTCCCTGCCGGCGGACGTGCGCGACGAGGCGGCCGCCGACGCCGTGTTCGAGTTCATCCTCGGGCACGCGACGCTGCTGCAGCAGCGCATGCACGCGCAGAGCATCGGCGCCGTAGACCCGGATGCCACCGATCCCACCGCGCAGTCCGCCGAGGTGTTCGCCGCCGGTCTCCGTGCCTTCGAGGCGCTCAGCGCCGCCCGTCACCCATCCTGA
- a CDS encoding MFS transporter, producing MTTADAATIWDRTRLGITVGTVVLIFLTAIEALAVTTVMPVVAVDLDGEALFAVAFSATLATAVIGMVAVGAWSDRSGPRAPLYTAVALFAIGLLVSGAALDMYTFIVGRLIQGLGAGGQTVALYVVVARIYPPQLHGRIFAAYAAAWVVPSMIGPFLAGAVTEFLHWRWAFLGVAVLTVAAFALVAARLRGVSLEADAGGDDPVAAPTTDAVRRRGGIVLRLLLAFVVATGAVVVGFAADAPPGTGGALVAAAAVAVIAFALLPLLPKGTLRSDWGLPSVVLVRGFAAGAFFAAEAYVPRLLIDRFDFSPTIAGLALTLSAFGWSAASAAQGRWGDRLGSTRIVLISTVLLLIGIGAVLAVSIAETSPWVIVAGWAFAGAGMGLLYPRLTVLTLAYSTTANEGFNSAALSISDATGSAVMIALAGLGFVLLPIAGSGYVTVYLFAIALLLIALLPGLRMGDGRR from the coding sequence GTGACCACGGCAGACGCCGCGACCATCTGGGACCGCACCCGCCTGGGCATCACCGTCGGCACGGTGGTGCTCATCTTCCTCACGGCGATCGAGGCACTCGCCGTCACCACGGTCATGCCCGTGGTCGCCGTCGACCTCGACGGTGAGGCGCTGTTCGCCGTCGCATTCTCGGCCACCCTGGCCACCGCGGTGATCGGGATGGTCGCCGTCGGCGCGTGGAGCGACCGCTCCGGCCCTCGTGCGCCGCTGTACACCGCGGTCGCGCTGTTCGCGATCGGCCTGCTGGTCTCGGGCGCAGCGCTGGACATGTACACGTTCATCGTCGGCCGGCTCATCCAGGGTCTCGGCGCGGGCGGCCAGACCGTCGCACTGTACGTGGTCGTCGCACGCATCTATCCGCCGCAGCTGCATGGCCGCATCTTCGCGGCCTACGCCGCCGCCTGGGTGGTCCCGTCGATGATCGGCCCGTTCCTGGCCGGTGCGGTGACCGAGTTCCTGCACTGGCGCTGGGCGTTCCTCGGCGTCGCGGTGCTGACGGTGGCCGCGTTCGCGCTGGTCGCGGCGCGGCTGCGCGGCGTCTCGCTCGAGGCGGATGCCGGAGGCGATGATCCCGTCGCCGCGCCGACGACGGATGCCGTGCGACGGCGGGGAGGCATCGTCCTGCGTCTGCTGCTGGCGTTCGTCGTCGCCACCGGAGCCGTCGTCGTCGGCTTCGCCGCCGACGCTCCGCCCGGCACCGGCGGTGCCCTCGTCGCCGCGGCAGCCGTCGCTGTGATCGCGTTCGCCCTGCTCCCGCTGCTGCCGAAGGGCACGCTGCGCAGCGACTGGGGCCTGCCGAGCGTCGTGCTGGTGCGCGGGTTCGCGGCCGGGGCGTTCTTCGCCGCCGAGGCCTATGTGCCGCGCCTGCTCATCGACCGTTTCGACTTCTCACCGACGATCGCCGGCCTCGCCCTCACCCTCTCGGCGTTCGGCTGGTCGGCGGCATCAGCGGCCCAGGGCCGGTGGGGTGACCGGCTGGGCAGCACCCGGATCGTGCTCATCTCGACCGTGCTGCTGCTCATCGGCATCGGGGCGGTGCTCGCCGTGAGCATCGCCGAGACATCGCCGTGGGTGATCGTGGCGGGGTGGGCCTTCGCCGGTGCGGGGATGGGGCTGCTGTATCCCCGGCTGACCGTGCTCACCCTCGCGTACTCGACCACGGCGAACGAGGGATTCAATTCCGCCGCGCTGTCGATCTCCGACGCCACGGGCTCGGCGGTCATGATCGCCCTCGCCGGTCTCGGATTCGTGCTGCTGCCCATCGCCGGGTCGGGGTACGTCACCGTCTACCTGTTCGCGATCGCGCTGCTGCTGATCGCGCTGCTGCCTGGCCTCAGGATGGGTGACGGGCGGCGCTGA
- a CDS encoding MalY/PatB family protein, producing MKVEALSLAQLRERSSEKWREYPEDVLPLFVAETDFPLAPAVTAALEDAVRRGDTGYVASRTPLAAAYAGFAQRRFGWSPDPTRMRSTADVSMGIVEILRRVIQPGERVVVNPPIYPPFFDLVDEAGGVVERVPLRDTGSGWELDLDAIGEALADGARAVLLCNPHNPTGAVPSAHSLDALARLAEEHGATVISDEIHAPLVQPGTGYTPFLASGDAARRIGYAVTSASKAFNLAGLKCALMVTASDPTTAVVRGLPVEVEWRTGQFGMLAAVAALSPESDEWLDGLLATLDENRRLVADLLARHLPEARYRIPDAGYLAWVDLTDLGWGPNPAKQILRQAKVALHFGPAFGAEGAGHVRINFGTSPEILTQAIERIARARATIDAAQR from the coding sequence GTGAAGGTCGAGGCGCTTTCCCTCGCGCAGTTGCGCGAGCGCAGCAGCGAGAAGTGGCGCGAGTACCCGGAGGACGTGCTGCCGCTGTTCGTGGCGGAGACGGACTTCCCGCTCGCCCCGGCCGTCACCGCGGCGCTCGAGGATGCGGTGCGCCGGGGCGACACGGGCTACGTCGCCTCGCGCACCCCACTGGCCGCGGCTTACGCGGGATTCGCGCAGCGTCGCTTCGGCTGGTCTCCCGATCCCACCCGGATGCGCAGCACGGCCGATGTGAGCATGGGGATCGTCGAGATCCTGCGTCGCGTGATCCAGCCGGGGGAGCGGGTGGTCGTCAACCCACCGATCTACCCGCCGTTCTTCGATCTGGTCGATGAGGCGGGCGGCGTCGTCGAGCGCGTGCCGTTGCGCGACACCGGATCCGGCTGGGAGCTCGACCTCGACGCGATCGGGGAGGCACTCGCCGACGGCGCCCGCGCGGTGCTGCTGTGCAACCCGCACAATCCGACCGGCGCGGTCCCCTCCGCGCACAGCCTCGATGCACTGGCACGCCTGGCCGAGGAGCACGGCGCGACCGTCATCTCGGACGAGATCCACGCGCCGCTCGTGCAGCCGGGCACCGGGTACACGCCGTTCCTGGCCAGCGGTGACGCCGCGCGCCGCATCGGGTACGCGGTGACCAGCGCGAGCAAGGCGTTCAACCTCGCCGGGCTGAAATGCGCACTGATGGTCACGGCATCCGACCCGACGACCGCCGTCGTGCGGGGCCTGCCTGTCGAGGTGGAGTGGCGCACCGGACAGTTCGGGATGCTCGCGGCCGTCGCCGCCTTGTCGCCGGAGAGCGATGAATGGCTCGACGGGCTGCTGGCGACGCTCGACGAGAACCGGCGCCTGGTGGCCGACCTGCTCGCCCGGCATCTGCCCGAGGCCCGCTACCGGATACCGGATGCCGGCTACCTCGCCTGGGTCGATCTGACCGATCTCGGCTGGGGGCCGAACCCTGCGAAGCAGATCCTGCGGCAGGCGAAGGTCGCGCTCCACTTCGGGCCGGCCTTCGGCGCCGAGGGCGCGGGGCATGTCCGGATCAACTTCGGCACCAGCCCCGAGATCCTCACCCAGGCGATCGAGCGCATCGCCCGCGCCCGTGCCACGATCGACGCGGCGCAGAGGTGA
- a CDS encoding metal-sulfur cluster assembly factor, translating to MTATLTEEKYDEVTEALKDVMDPELGINVVDLGLIYDLAWDDENDALVIHMTLTSAGCPLTDVLEEQTAQALDSVVDRFRINWVWMPPWGPERITDDGRDMMRALGFAI from the coding sequence ATGACCGCGACACTGACCGAGGAGAAGTACGACGAGGTCACCGAGGCTCTCAAGGACGTCATGGACCCCGAGCTCGGGATCAACGTCGTCGACCTCGGCCTCATCTACGACCTCGCCTGGGACGACGAGAACGACGCCCTCGTGATCCACATGACGCTCACCAGCGCCGGCTGCCCGCTCACCGACGTGCTCGAGGAGCAGACGGCTCAGGCACTGGACAGCGTCGTCGACCGCTTCCGCATCAACTGGGTGTGGATGCCGCCGTGGGGTCCCGAGCGGATCACCGACGACGGGCGCGACATGATGCGCGCGCTCGGCTTCGCGATTTGA
- the sufC gene encoding Fe-S cluster assembly ATPase SufC gives MSVLEIRDLHVTVETDEGTTPILNGIDLTINTGETHAIMGPNGSGKSTLAYTIAGHPKYTVTQGTITFDGEDVLAMSVDERARAGLFLAMQYPVEIPGVTVTNFLRTAKTALDGEAPSIRQWTKDVKTSMANLRMDPKFAQRSVNEGFSGGEKKRHEILQLEVLKPKFAVLDETDSGLDVDALKIVSEGVNRAKEATNLGVLLITHYTRILRYIRPQFVHVVVAGKIVEEGGPELADRLEEEGYDRFIDPAAPIEA, from the coding sequence ATGTCTGTTCTCGAGATCCGCGACCTGCACGTGACGGTCGAGACCGATGAGGGCACGACGCCGATCCTCAACGGCATCGACCTCACGATCAACACCGGCGAGACCCACGCCATCATGGGCCCCAACGGCTCGGGCAAGTCCACCCTGGCCTACACGATCGCCGGCCACCCGAAGTACACCGTCACACAGGGCACCATCACCTTCGACGGTGAGGACGTGCTGGCGATGAGCGTGGACGAGCGCGCCCGCGCCGGCCTGTTCCTCGCCATGCAGTACCCCGTCGAGATCCCCGGCGTCACGGTGACGAACTTCCTTCGCACCGCGAAGACCGCGCTCGACGGCGAAGCCCCCTCGATCCGCCAGTGGACCAAGGACGTCAAGACGTCGATGGCGAACCTGCGCATGGACCCGAAGTTCGCTCAGCGCAGCGTCAACGAGGGCTTCTCGGGCGGTGAGAAGAAGCGTCACGAGATCCTGCAGCTCGAGGTGCTCAAGCCGAAGTTCGCCGTGCTCGACGAGACCGACTCCGGCCTGGACGTCGACGCTCTGAAGATCGTCTCGGAGGGTGTGAACCGCGCCAAGGAGGCCACCAACCTCGGCGTGCTGCTCATCACCCACTACACCCGCATCCTGCGCTACATCCGGCCGCAGTTCGTGCACGTGGTCGTCGCCGGCAAGATCGTCGAGGAGGGCGGCCCCGAGCTCGCCGACCGCCTCGAGGAAGAGGGCTACGACCGGTTCATCGACCCCGCAGCCCCCATCGAAGCGTAG
- a CDS encoding non-heme iron oxygenase ferredoxin subunit, whose amino-acid sequence MSAHRACSASELEQDTPLRVELDGVAIAIVKDADGIIHAIGDRCTHGDVSLSEGFVEGKTLECWAHGSQFSLETGVPQNLPAYEPVPVYVVEIDGDDVLIDPTVIKEV is encoded by the coding sequence GTGAGCGCGCATCGCGCCTGCAGCGCGTCCGAGCTCGAGCAGGACACACCCCTGCGCGTCGAGCTCGACGGCGTGGCGATCGCCATCGTGAAGGACGCCGACGGCATCATCCATGCCATCGGCGACCGCTGCACGCATGGTGACGTCTCGCTGTCCGAGGGGTTCGTCGAAGGCAAGACGCTGGAATGCTGGGCCCACGGCTCGCAGTTCTCGCTCGAGACCGGCGTTCCCCAGAACCTCCCCGCTTACGAGCCCGTCCCGGTCTACGTCGTCGAGATCGACGGCGACGACGTGCTCATCGACCCCACTGTCATTAAGGAAGTCTGA
- the sufD gene encoding Fe-S cluster assembly protein SufD: MTAPTQAPAEAPHTNAHIDPAAQVANAGFVPVQTRSERPRSYDPEDFGAPTGREVNWKHTPVAQLKPLFETASGQGVTYTVSHEQYFTSGLPFGTAPRGEFFVPEDVVSAVAWQGSAEAKHLSIPADEEVADPIVVQIDGVGGRADDHLVIEAGRHSVATVVLRHSGTAQYAQNLEIIVRDGAKLTLVSVQEWQDDAIHAAAHQARVDRDAEFTHFVVSFGGGIVRVNPNVELAGTGSHGYLYGLSFADAGQHLESQVYLHHKGAHTTGDVLYKGALKGASAHSVWIGDVLIGPDAVGTDSYEANRNLVLTEGARADSIPNLEIETGDIAGAGHASATGRFDDEQLFYLQARGITEEEARRLVVLGFLTEVVQRIRIPSLQQELLAAIDAELAGVSA, encoded by the coding sequence ATGACGGCCCCCACTCAGGCGCCCGCAGAGGCGCCGCACACGAACGCGCACATCGACCCCGCCGCCCAGGTCGCGAACGCCGGCTTCGTGCCGGTGCAGACCCGCTCCGAGCGGCCCCGGTCGTACGACCCCGAGGACTTCGGCGCCCCCACCGGGCGCGAGGTCAACTGGAAGCACACCCCGGTGGCCCAGCTGAAGCCGCTGTTCGAGACCGCCTCCGGTCAGGGCGTGACCTACACGGTCAGCCACGAGCAGTACTTCACCTCGGGCCTGCCCTTCGGCACCGCACCGCGCGGCGAGTTCTTCGTCCCCGAGGACGTCGTCTCGGCCGTGGCGTGGCAGGGTTCAGCCGAGGCCAAGCACCTCAGCATCCCGGCCGATGAAGAGGTCGCCGACCCGATCGTCGTCCAGATCGACGGCGTCGGAGGACGCGCCGACGACCACCTCGTCATCGAGGCGGGACGCCACAGCGTCGCCACCGTCGTGCTGCGGCACTCGGGCACCGCGCAGTACGCGCAGAACCTCGAGATCATCGTCCGCGACGGCGCCAAGCTCACCCTCGTGAGCGTGCAGGAGTGGCAGGATGACGCCATCCACGCCGCCGCGCACCAGGCGCGCGTCGACCGCGACGCCGAGTTCACGCACTTCGTCGTCAGCTTCGGCGGCGGCATCGTGCGCGTGAACCCGAACGTCGAGCTCGCCGGCACCGGCTCGCACGGCTACCTGTACGGACTGTCGTTCGCCGACGCCGGACAGCACCTCGAGAGTCAGGTGTACCTGCACCACAAGGGCGCGCACACCACGGGAGACGTGCTGTACAAGGGCGCCCTGAAGGGCGCCAGCGCGCACAGCGTGTGGATCGGCGACGTGCTCATCGGCCCGGATGCCGTCGGCACCGACTCCTACGAGGCGAACCGCAACCTCGTCCTCACCGAGGGCGCCCGCGCCGACTCGATCCCGAACCTCGAGATCGAGACCGGCGACATCGCCGGGGCCGGCCACGCGAGCGCCACCGGACGCTTCGACGACGAGCAGCTGTTCTACCTGCAGGCGCGCGGCATCACCGAGGAGGAGGCCCGTCGCCTGGTGGTGCTCGGCTTCCTCACCGAGGTCGTGCAGCGCATCCGCATCCCGTCCCTCCAGCAGGAGCTGCTGGCCGCGATCGACGCCGAGCTCGCCGGAGTCAGCGCGTGA